A portion of the Litorimonas taeanensis genome contains these proteins:
- a CDS encoding ABC transporter ATP-binding protein: MTAITIKNLVVSRGDSKVLQSISFEVQPGSVYALLGGNGAGKSTSLLTLLGFLKPDSGSVTVLGHDVTKDIAKIRHTIAYLPEAATLYPHLNAYENLSYFLELAGNKKTRAELDTALDEVGLQVDARARHMDNYSKGMRQKVAIALSILRETPVLLLDEPTSGLDPVAIDEFNALVRKLSGQGKTILMVTHDVYGACQVADRIGLLRRGELVGSFDAQAGARIDTEIVHAAFAERAAA; the protein is encoded by the coding sequence ATGACAGCAATTACAATTAAAAACCTTGTCGTCAGCCGTGGCGACAGCAAGGTGTTACAGAGCATCTCTTTTGAGGTGCAGCCAGGGAGTGTTTATGCACTCCTTGGTGGTAATGGGGCGGGTAAATCAACCTCACTATTGACTCTATTGGGCTTTTTAAAGCCCGATAGCGGGAGCGTCACAGTTTTAGGACATGACGTGACCAAAGACATTGCCAAAATCCGTCACACTATCGCCTATTTGCCAGAAGCGGCGACACTTTATCCGCACCTGAATGCCTATGAAAATCTCAGCTATTTTCTGGAATTGGCTGGCAATAAAAAAACGAGAGCTGAACTTGATACAGCCTTAGATGAGGTCGGACTTCAGGTCGATGCGCGGGCGCGTCATATGGATAATTATTCCAAAGGCATGCGCCAAAAGGTTGCCATCGCGCTCTCCATACTGCGCGAGACACCTGTTCTGTTATTGGATGAACCTACATCAGGACTGGACCCTGTCGCCATTGATGAATTTAATGCCTTGGTTCGAAAGCTCTCAGGGCAAGGTAAGACGATTTTGATGGTGACCCATGACGTTTATGGTGCCTGCCAAGTGGCCGATCGGATTGGGCTTTTGCGGCGCGGTGAATTGGTCGGCAGTTTTGATGCCCAAGCTGGGGCGCGAATTGATACAGAAATTGTCCATGCGGCCTTTGCAGAAAGGGCAGCGGCATGA
- a CDS encoding TonB-dependent siderophore receptor, producing MRPLNLSSLLFAGLGLMAVSHPAYAQTSEDEIVTTGIRQAYQGEFETLEVPQINQAITSELLEDAGAFTLDAALDLSASVARQNNFGGLWNSFSIRGFSGDINLPSGFLVNGFNAGRGFAGPRDIVGIETVEVLKGPRSALYGRGEPGGTINLVTKRPTLENGGYVQASYGSWNEFRVEGDSDIVFGDGSAGLRLIGFFEDAESFRDEKETQKYGFYPSLRLDLGEASTISYELEYTKQELPQDRGVIYSEEFGYSPRELFVGEPDALIDTEVLGHRVEFQHDFSDDWSVLLGAGYRETSLFGDAYETNFGSRQPYFVDGETISRFFRFRDYETDYFVLRGEVTGEFNTGGLKHRLIAGVDYDSFDNDQVANRFRQGSIGGAASSSLDAETYLLVDVDNPQYGLYDRPDAALQIDRFENLSGIGLYFQDQIDLTDKFQIRFGGRYDSFDQELDNRSSNVIEESSNDYFSPQFGAVYRATDAVSVYASYGEGIRQLSGNDPDGNAFDPNKTKSAEFGVKADLGGLFQNVEGTASATLFKVEQSNILVFGGNFTDPIPAGEAESKGLELDANLIFENDISLWLSYAYTDGEYTNQGVDTSTFTEFEPGSPLVNSPDHQLSLQMSKGFEFAEIPAELGGGILYVGARSGELGTDYTLPDYLTVRLFGEVEPIENIALRLSVDNLFDETYYTDSFASVWTQPGAPRSFRVSARYSF from the coding sequence GTGCGTCCTTTGAATCTTTCTTCCCTACTATTTGCAGGACTAGGCCTTATGGCTGTATCTCATCCCGCCTATGCGCAAACGTCCGAGGACGAAATCGTTACAACCGGCATTCGCCAAGCCTATCAAGGGGAGTTTGAAACGCTCGAAGTCCCTCAAATTAATCAAGCCATTACATCTGAGCTCTTAGAGGATGCGGGCGCTTTTACTCTTGATGCCGCCCTTGATCTGTCAGCCTCTGTTGCCCGGCAAAACAATTTCGGTGGTCTTTGGAATAGCTTTTCTATTCGTGGCTTCTCAGGCGATATTAACTTGCCAAGCGGTTTTCTTGTCAATGGTTTTAATGCAGGGCGCGGCTTTGCAGGCCCCAGAGACATTGTGGGAATTGAAACCGTGGAAGTCCTCAAAGGGCCTCGCTCTGCCCTTTATGGCCGCGGCGAACCCGGCGGTACAATCAACCTTGTTACGAAACGACCCACGCTCGAAAATGGTGGCTATGTTCAAGCCTCTTACGGGAGCTGGAACGAATTCCGCGTCGAAGGCGATTCCGATATAGTTTTTGGGGATGGTAGTGCGGGGTTACGTCTCATTGGTTTTTTTGAAGATGCGGAGAGTTTCCGCGACGAAAAGGAAACGCAAAAATATGGTTTCTATCCATCGCTACGTTTAGACCTCGGCGAAGCGTCGACTATATCCTATGAGCTAGAATATACAAAGCAAGAGCTGCCGCAGGATCGCGGCGTTATCTACTCCGAAGAGTTTGGCTATAGCCCGCGAGAATTATTTGTTGGGGAACCTGATGCCTTAATTGACACAGAAGTCTTAGGGCACCGCGTTGAGTTTCAGCATGATTTCTCTGACGATTGGAGTGTCTTACTGGGCGCGGGCTATCGTGAAACCTCTTTATTCGGTGATGCCTATGAAACAAACTTTGGCAGTCGACAGCCTTATTTCGTGGATGGTGAGACCATTTCGCGTTTCTTCCGTTTCCGTGATTATGAAACAGATTATTTCGTTCTACGCGGAGAGGTGACAGGTGAGTTCAATACGGGCGGATTGAAACATCGTCTGATCGCAGGCGTAGACTATGATAGTTTTGACAATGACCAAGTGGCTAACCGCTTCCGTCAAGGGAGTATTGGCGGTGCAGCGAGCAGCAGTCTTGACGCAGAGACCTATTTATTAGTGGATGTCGATAATCCGCAATATGGCCTATATGATCGCCCCGATGCAGCTTTACAGATTGACCGTTTTGAAAATCTAAGTGGAATTGGGCTTTATTTCCAAGATCAAATTGACCTGACAGATAAATTTCAAATCCGTTTTGGTGGGCGTTATGACAGTTTTGATCAAGAATTAGATAATCGCAGCTCTAATGTAATAGAAGAGTCATCAAATGACTATTTTTCTCCGCAATTCGGCGCCGTATATAGAGCCACGGATGCCGTTAGTGTCTATGCCTCTTACGGAGAGGGCATACGACAACTCTCTGGAAACGACCCAGACGGAAATGCATTTGACCCCAATAAAACAAAGTCTGCAGAGTTTGGGGTTAAAGCTGACCTAGGGGGGCTTTTCCAAAATGTCGAAGGTACGGCGTCAGCAACCTTATTCAAAGTTGAGCAGAGCAATATCCTTGTCTTTGGAGGAAACTTCACGGACCCAATTCCTGCGGGTGAGGCCGAGAGTAAAGGATTGGAGCTAGACGCTAATCTAATCTTTGAAAACGACATAAGCCTATGGCTGTCATATGCTTATACCGATGGTGAATACACAAATCAGGGTGTCGACACATCGACATTCACAGAGTTTGAACCGGGGTCGCCCTTGGTCAATTCTCCTGATCATCAACTTAGCCTGCAGATGTCAAAGGGTTTTGAATTTGCAGAGATACCCGCAGAATTAGGCGGCGGTATTTTATATGTAGGAGCTCGCTCTGGTGAGCTCGGCACGGATTATACTTTGCCCGATTATCTGACCGTTCGTTTGTTTGGTGAAGTCGAGCCCATTGAGAATATCGCACTTCGGCTCAGTGTCGATAATCTATTTGATGAAACCTATTACACAGATTCATTCGCCAGTGTTTGGACACAGCCTGGTGCGCCGCGGAGCTTTCGCGTTTCCGCTAGATATAGCTTTTAA
- a CDS encoding co-chaperone GroES: MKFRPLHDRVVVERVKEDTKSAGGIIIPDTATEKPSEGKVVAVGPGARGEDGKTIALDVKKGDRVLFGKWGGTEVKIDGKDLLIMKESDIMGVIG, from the coding sequence ATGAAATTTCGTCCCCTCCACGACCGTGTTGTCGTAGAACGTGTCAAAGAAGACACAAAATCCGCTGGCGGCATCATCATCCCTGATACAGCCACTGAAAAACCATCCGAAGGTAAAGTCGTTGCTGTTGGCCCCGGCGCCCGCGGCGAAGATGGCAAAACTATTGCGCTTGACGTGAAAAAAGGCGACCGCGTCTTATTCGGCAAATGGGGCGGTACAGAAGTCAAGATTGACGGCAAAGACCTTCTTATCATGAAAGAGTCGGACATCATGGGCGTGATTGGATAA
- the groL gene encoding chaperonin GroEL (60 kDa chaperone family; promotes refolding of misfolded polypeptides especially under stressful conditions; forms two stacked rings of heptamers to form a barrel-shaped 14mer; ends can be capped by GroES; misfolded proteins enter the barrel where they are refolded when GroES binds), translating to MAAKDVKFGSEARAKMLEGVDILANAVKVTLGPKGRNVVIEKSFGAPRTTKDGVSVAKEIELEDRYQNLGAMMLREVSSKTNDKAGDGTTTATVLAQAIVREGLKRVAAGMNPMDLKRGIDKASSEIANDLLNKAKKITKSEEIAQVGTISANGEASIGAMIAEAMGKVGNEGVITVEEGKTAETELDVVEGMQFDRGYLSPYFITDAEKMKCEMDDPYILLNEGKLTSLQSMLPILEAVVQTGKPLLIIAEDIEGEALATLVVNKLRGGLKIAAVKAPGFGDRRKAMLQDIAILTGGTVISEDLGIKLENVTLKDLGTAKHVHISKDDTVVVDGAGKKKDIKARVEQIRAQADATSSDYDREKLQERLAKLAGGVAVIKVGGSTEIEVKERKDRVDDALNATRAAVEEGIVPGGGTALLRASRFIDVKGANDDEQAGIEIVKAALQYPVRQISDNAGVEGAVVVGNIIAENKANYGYDAQNDKYVDMVKAGIIDPVKVVRTALLDAASVAGLILTTEAAIVEAPKKDAGAPAMPDMGGMGGMGGMM from the coding sequence ATGGCGGCTAAAGACGTCAAATTCGGTAGCGAAGCTCGCGCCAAAATGCTCGAAGGTGTAGATATTCTCGCCAATGCAGTAAAAGTTACACTCGGCCCAAAAGGTCGTAACGTAGTCATCGAAAAATCTTTCGGCGCACCGCGCACGACCAAAGATGGTGTGTCTGTTGCCAAAGAAATCGAACTTGAAGATCGTTATCAGAACCTCGGCGCGATGATGCTCCGTGAAGTGTCTTCAAAAACAAATGACAAAGCCGGTGACGGCACAACAACAGCGACTGTTTTGGCACAAGCCATCGTTCGCGAAGGCCTAAAGCGCGTTGCCGCAGGCATGAACCCAATGGATCTTAAGCGCGGTATCGACAAAGCGTCATCAGAAATCGCGAATGACCTTTTGAACAAAGCCAAGAAAATCACGAAGTCTGAGGAAATTGCTCAGGTCGGTACGATTTCTGCCAATGGCGAAGCCTCTATCGGTGCCATGATTGCCGAAGCCATGGGCAAAGTCGGTAATGAAGGCGTTATCACTGTTGAAGAAGGCAAAACAGCCGAGACAGAGCTTGACGTTGTTGAAGGTATGCAGTTCGACCGTGGTTATCTGTCACCTTACTTCATCACTGATGCAGAAAAAATGAAATGCGAAATGGATGACCCTTACATCCTATTGAACGAAGGCAAATTGACATCTCTACAGTCTATGCTCCCAATTTTGGAAGCGGTTGTTCAGACTGGCAAGCCTTTGCTTATCATCGCAGAAGACATTGAAGGCGAAGCGCTTGCGACTCTCGTCGTCAACAAATTGCGTGGTGGATTGAAAATCGCAGCGGTTAAGGCCCCTGGTTTCGGTGATCGCCGCAAAGCCATGTTGCAAGACATTGCCATCCTTACGGGCGGTACAGTGATTTCAGAAGATCTTGGCATCAAGCTAGAAAACGTCACTTTGAAAGACCTCGGCACAGCGAAACACGTCCACATTTCTAAGGATGATACAGTTGTTGTTGACGGCGCGGGTAAGAAAAAAGACATCAAAGCCCGTGTTGAGCAAATTCGCGCTCAGGCAGACGCAACGTCTTCTGATTATGACCGCGAAAAGCTACAAGAGCGCCTAGCGAAACTGGCTGGTGGTGTGGCTGTCATCAAAGTTGGCGGTTCAACAGAAATCGAAGTGAAAGAGCGCAAAGACCGCGTTGATGACGCGCTTAACGCGACACGCGCAGCGGTTGAAGAAGGCATCGTCCCAGGCGGCGGTACTGCGCTTCTTCGGGCCTCACGTTTCATCGACGTCAAAGGCGCCAATGATGATGAACAAGCCGGTATCGAAATCGTCAAAGCGGCGCTTCAATACCCAGTTCGTCAGATTTCTGACAATGCCGGCGTCGAAGGCGCGGTTGTTGTTGGCAATATCATTGCCGAAAACAAAGCCAATTACGGTTATGACGCGCAAAACGACAAATATGTCGACATGGTCAAAGCCGGTATTATCGACCCAGTGAAAGTTGTGCGTACAGCGCTTCTTGACGCGGCCTCTGTTGCAGGTCTTATCCTGACAACTGAAGCGGCTATCGTTGAAGCGCCAAAGAAAGACGCTGGCGCCCCTGCTATGCCTGACATGGGCGGAATGGGCGGCATGGGCGGCATGATGTAG
- a CDS encoding TetR/AcrR family transcriptional regulator, whose product MNSASQILDTAERRMRTSGYNAVSYRDIAAEIGIKSSSLHYHFPKKEDLGVALVRRYTENFRNRLTENTANDTRSEQSISAFIDMFRYALEEQRLVCLCAIFGAEAPGLPHSVTTEVKSFFKENTAWLSARYEDLGHKPPLEKANTTLALLQGAMIMSSVNGDNSIFGAAVKAIEQDLN is encoded by the coding sequence ATGAATAGTGCCTCTCAAATACTCGACACTGCTGAACGCCGAATGCGCACATCTGGCTATAATGCCGTCAGCTACCGCGATATTGCGGCAGAAATCGGAATTAAAAGCTCTAGCTTACACTACCACTTCCCCAAGAAAGAAGATTTAGGGGTGGCTTTGGTGAGGCGTTACACTGAGAACTTTCGCAATCGCCTTACAGAAAACACAGCAAATGACACTCGCTCTGAACAGTCTATCTCCGCTTTCATCGATATGTTTCGGTATGCGTTAGAAGAACAGCGTTTGGTTTGTTTATGCGCTATTTTTGGTGCCGAAGCTCCGGGCCTTCCACATTCCGTCACCACAGAAGTAAAAAGTTTTTTCAAAGAGAATACAGCGTGGCTATCTGCGCGTTATGAAGATCTGGGGCATAAGCCCCCCCTAGAAAAGGCCAACACGACACTCGCCTTACTTCAGGGTGCAATGATCATGAGCTCTGTTAATGGGGACAACAGCATCTTCGGGGCGGCCGTGAAAGCAATTGAACAAGATTTGAATTAA
- a CDS encoding TetR/AcrR family transcriptional regulator, with product MEKITTAERILDAAEKELIVNGGFLEMASVASRANVSVGLAYHHFGSKTGMIAATIDRFYGPIRNIALGDVIPVDTEWLEREKSRAKTLIDYYYQHPLAPLVAGRLAREPEILDIEKAHLDALLQLGERNIIQGQKLGIVDADLSPTTTVALLMGGLRLAIYRALQMEHRPKKNELLEQIWLFTENALQPKHNHHKQ from the coding sequence ATGGAAAAAATCACAACAGCAGAGCGCATTTTAGATGCCGCTGAAAAAGAGCTGATTGTAAATGGTGGGTTTTTGGAAATGGCGTCCGTCGCATCCAGAGCCAATGTCTCCGTCGGTCTTGCTTACCATCATTTTGGCTCAAAGACTGGCATGATTGCGGCTACAATTGATCGTTTTTATGGCCCCATCAGAAACATAGCGTTAGGTGACGTGATCCCTGTTGATACAGAGTGGCTAGAACGAGAGAAGTCCAGAGCAAAAACGTTGATTGATTACTATTACCAGCACCCCTTAGCGCCGCTTGTTGCAGGGCGTTTGGCAAGGGAGCCGGAAATCCTTGATATCGAAAAAGCTCATTTAGATGCGTTGCTGCAATTGGGGGAACGCAACATTATTCAGGGTCAAAAACTTGGTATTGTCGATGCGGACCTATCACCCACGACAACCGTCGCATTATTGATGGGAGGACTCCGGCTTGCGATCTACAGGGCCTTACAAATGGAGCACCGGCCCAAGAAAAACGAATTACTTGAACAAATATGGTTGTTCACTGAGAACGCCTTGCAGCCAAAACACAATCATCACAAACAGTAA
- a CDS encoding phytanoyl-CoA dioxygenase family protein yields the protein MTHNPEAEQYQNKDHARTHKQLRPRSERRSADIDADFEVLMEHGYVIIENLITREICEEIKAECVGLLGHTGRNAFEGHKTQRVYNVLSKTRQTDRLATHPRVLGLMDKFFEPGFLLSQSQIINIQPGEAPQGLHTDDAFYRLPRPRQPLGAATIWAIDEFTETNGATVVIPGSHKWDDKRAGQPDEAIPAVMPQGSVIFFLGTTWHGGGQNGSVDARLAITHQYCEAYMRQQENYLLELSKETVRGLSPELQSLVGYSIYPPFMGMVEGMHPLRTLNVN from the coding sequence GTGACTCATAACCCCGAGGCAGAGCAATACCAAAACAAGGATCACGCCCGAACCCACAAACAGTTACGACCTAGAAGCGAACGCCGTTCAGCTGATATTGATGCGGATTTCGAAGTACTTATGGAGCATGGCTATGTGATAATCGAAAACCTTATAACCCGTGAGATTTGCGAGGAGATTAAGGCCGAATGCGTGGGCTTATTGGGGCATACTGGACGAAACGCGTTTGAGGGTCACAAAACCCAACGTGTATACAACGTGTTATCAAAAACCCGACAAACAGACCGGCTCGCCACACACCCAAGAGTACTGGGATTGATGGATAAGTTTTTTGAACCGGGTTTTCTTCTATCGCAAAGTCAAATTATCAATATCCAACCCGGCGAAGCGCCGCAGGGCTTGCACACTGATGACGCCTTTTACCGGCTTCCCCGTCCGCGTCAGCCCTTAGGCGCAGCTACTATTTGGGCCATTGATGAATTTACTGAAACCAACGGCGCCACAGTTGTTATCCCGGGTAGTCACAAATGGGATGACAAAAGAGCCGGTCAACCCGATGAGGCCATACCTGCTGTGATGCCGCAAGGATCCGTCATCTTCTTTCTAGGCACGACTTGGCATGGCGGGGGACAGAACGGGTCTGTAGACGCGCGTCTTGCTATTACGCATCAATATTGCGAAGCCTATATGCGGCAACAAGAAAATTACCTACTGGAGCTATCCAAAGAAACCGTCCGCGGTTTATCGCCGGAATTACAGTCTCTCGTTGGTTACTCTATTTATCCGCCTTTCATGGGCATGGTGGAGGGAATGCATCCTTTGCGTACGCTTAATGTGAACTAG
- a CDS encoding cupin domain-containing protein encodes MKLNANFSERVKIDTEAMPWENSPMAGVYRRKLDRIGDEVARATTIVKYDPKSYFSPHTHSGGEEFLVLEGVFSDEHGDYPAGTYVRNPIGSTHKPHSDEGCIIFVKLHQFDKRDTTQFSIDTKNAAFLPGAVPGLTVLPLHSFEGESCALVRWAPGTVFNAHTHWGGEEILVLEGTFSDDKGSYPKGTWLRSPHLSKHHPYTDEGCLIYVKTGHLPIA; translated from the coding sequence ATGAAGTTGAATGCTAATTTTTCTGAACGTGTAAAAATAGATACAGAGGCTATGCCGTGGGAAAACTCGCCTATGGCAGGTGTATATCGGCGCAAGCTTGACCGTATTGGAGATGAAGTTGCGCGTGCGACCACGATCGTAAAATATGATCCCAAATCCTATTTTTCGCCCCATACCCATAGTGGAGGTGAAGAGTTCTTGGTTTTAGAGGGGGTATTCTCGGATGAACACGGGGATTACCCCGCGGGAACCTATGTTCGCAATCCCATAGGCTCCACCCACAAACCTCATAGTGATGAAGGTTGCATTATTTTCGTCAAACTTCATCAATTTGATAAAAGAGACACGACTCAGTTTTCTATCGATACGAAAAATGCAGCGTTTCTCCCCGGCGCTGTGCCTGGTCTAACGGTTTTACCGCTCCATAGCTTTGAGGGTGAATCCTGTGCTCTGGTACGCTGGGCACCAGGGACGGTATTTAACGCCCATACACATTGGGGCGGAGAAGAAATTCTGGTTCTAGAGGGAACGTTCTCTGATGATAAAGGATCTTACCCCAAAGGCACATGGCTACGGAGTCCACATCTGTCAAAGCATCATCCTTATACGGATGAGGGCTGTCTTATTTACGTAAAGACGGGTCACTTACCCATAGCTTGA
- a CDS encoding ABC transporter permease → MTTSLTIAREEWRQWRRSRLAMVSMIVFSILLVFTTVLTLIDAQEARHERLHQQEQAEQTFLDQPDRHPHRMVHYGHYVFRAPPALAIFDPGVDAVTGQSIFLEGHKQNSAMFADARAEARTGGFGALSPAKVYHFFLPLLIIALGHGVILREREARTLGPLLSQGVSGVRLYRGKLLALSVLIMILSLPALFSAFVASLSGESLLAGLVLYLGHLIYLFIWAGLALLVSVATRSRGVALGVLLAVWVLTVLVIPRIGVTSASAALPTEGKILTDMRMNDDLRKLGDGHNASDPAFAKLRADTLKKYGVERIEDLPVNYRGIVASAGEEKLTQTLNQYAEKRLTREAEQASHLSGYSWVSPYLAISGVSRNVAGTDLATHHRFLREAEALRYDFVQGLNKAHVEQLSYEADMNRNKGEEGWRRARVDAGNWQVLKDFRFTPDKAAIRVERALPKILALLLWFVALLGAGVYSARRLTP, encoded by the coding sequence ATGACCACTTCATTGACAATTGCCCGTGAAGAATGGCGGCAATGGCGGCGCTCCCGCCTTGCTATGGTCAGTATGATCGTATTTTCTATTCTTCTTGTTTTCACAACGGTTCTAACTCTGATTGATGCCCAAGAGGCCCGTCACGAGAGGCTGCATCAGCAAGAGCAGGCCGAGCAGACATTTCTTGATCAACCTGATCGTCACCCACATCGTATGGTGCATTACGGTCATTACGTGTTTCGTGCACCGCCAGCGCTGGCTATTTTTGATCCGGGCGTTGATGCTGTAACAGGACAGTCCATATTCCTTGAAGGTCACAAACAAAATTCAGCGATGTTTGCGGATGCGCGCGCAGAAGCCAGAACAGGCGGGTTTGGCGCGCTCTCTCCGGCCAAGGTTTATCACTTCTTTTTACCTCTGCTTATCATTGCCCTCGGCCATGGCGTAATTTTGCGAGAAAGAGAGGCGCGCACATTGGGGCCTCTGCTCTCTCAAGGGGTTAGCGGGGTTCGGCTTTATCGGGGTAAGTTATTGGCTTTGTCCGTTCTTATCATGATATTATCGCTTCCGGCGTTGTTCTCTGCTTTTGTCGCTAGTCTCTCTGGTGAAAGCCTATTGGCAGGGTTGGTGCTTTATCTAGGGCATTTAATTTATCTCTTTATTTGGGCTGGGCTTGCTTTGTTGGTTTCTGTGGCCACGCGCTCGCGCGGCGTTGCTTTGGGCGTACTTTTGGCTGTTTGGGTGCTTACAGTATTAGTCATACCCCGTATTGGCGTGACTTCGGCAAGTGCAGCGCTTCCAACGGAAGGAAAAATTTTAACGGATATGCGGATGAATGATGACCTTCGCAAACTCGGCGATGGGCATAACGCTTCTGATCCGGCTTTTGCAAAATTGAGAGCTGATACACTAAAGAAATATGGTGTTGAACGCATAGAAGATTTACCGGTTAATTATCGCGGTATTGTGGCGTCAGCAGGCGAAGAAAAACTGACTCAGACTCTTAATCAATATGCTGAAAAGCGGTTGACGCGAGAAGCCGAGCAGGCCTCGCATTTGTCTGGTTATTCTTGGGTGTCTCCATATTTGGCCATTAGCGGTGTCTCTCGGAATGTTGCAGGCACCGATCTTGCTACGCATCATCGTTTCCTACGTGAGGCCGAAGCGTTGCGTTATGATTTCGTTCAGGGGCTCAACAAAGCCCATGTCGAGCAGCTGTCATATGAGGCTGATATGAACCGTAACAAGGGTGAAGAAGGCTGGCGCCGCGCGCGAGTAGATGCCGGTAATTGGCAGGTCTTGAAGGACTTTAGATTCACGCCTGACAAAGCGGCCATACGGGTGGAACGCGCTCTGCCTAAAATTCTTGCGCTACTGCTTTGGTTCGTCGCCTTACTTGGGGCAGGGGTTTATTCAGCACGGAGGTTGACACCATGA
- a CDS encoding VOC family protein produces the protein MIGYTTLGVKDMEAAKAFYCALFEAKVLVDIGRLAMIGKSTEQPMIAVCIPHNEQEPHPGNGVMVAFPGGSKEGAASLYNKAIALGATCDGEPGPRIEGQFYGAYVKDPEGNKLCFFDFS, from the coding sequence ATGATTGGTTATACAACACTCGGCGTCAAAGACATGGAAGCCGCAAAAGCATTTTATTGCGCGCTATTTGAGGCTAAGGTTTTGGTGGATATTGGACGACTTGCCATGATTGGAAAGTCTACAGAGCAGCCAATGATTGCTGTATGTATTCCACATAATGAACAAGAGCCTCATCCGGGAAACGGTGTCATGGTGGCCTTTCCTGGCGGATCTAAAGAAGGCGCCGCCAGCCTATATAACAAAGCCATCGCACTTGGCGCCACATGTGACGGTGAACCGGGGCCGCGTATCGAAGGGCAATTCTACGGTGCGTATGTTAAGGACCCCGAGGGTAATAAGCTTTGCTTTTTTGACTTTAGTTAG